In Saccharolobus solfataricus, a genomic segment contains:
- a CDS encoding AAA family ATPase: protein MVKFIFGRELTEEDEFFDREDYVNVLLSYINRRQPVAILAPRRMGKSSLLNYIKIKLGNEYIVAKISLEGITSIEEFADELTSKLVLEALSKSLKMRAKNTISSLVASLNQFLGSIKSLSIRMQNLELYIDRYSLFKENKLKPSEILDDVLLLPQRIAEDTGKNVVIMIDEFQKIRVLKQPFPKILELTRKRLQESKNVEIIVSGSETGIIEEMITEAKEPFYNYFKIERLKSFDKETSIRFLNEGLKGKCKEYYEKVYELTEGIPAWLNLAGLIFERECNIEAILEDPNVEIELKKDLEGLTKNEIKVLKGLAKGNKLSEIKVSNIYRVIKILKNRGLVDKINDEYKIIDPILSFYLKK, encoded by the coding sequence ATGGTCAAATTCATATTCGGTAGAGAGTTAACTGAAGAAGATGAATTCTTTGATAGAGAGGATTACGTTAACGTTTTACTTAGCTATATAAATAGAAGACAGCCCGTAGCAATATTAGCTCCCAGAAGAATGGGTAAATCTTCACTCCTAAATTATATTAAAATTAAATTAGGTAATGAATATATAGTAGCAAAGATAAGTTTAGAAGGAATAACATCAATAGAAGAATTTGCTGATGAGCTCACTAGCAAGCTAGTGTTGGAGGCATTATCTAAGTCGCTTAAAATGAGAGCTAAAAATACGATATCATCTCTAGTGGCGTCATTAAATCAGTTCCTTGGCTCAATCAAAAGCTTAAGCATTAGAATGCAGAATTTAGAGTTATATATTGATCGTTATTCTCTATTTAAAGAGAATAAATTAAAACCCAGTGAAATCTTAGATGATGTGTTACTTTTACCTCAAAGAATCGCTGAAGATACTGGGAAGAACGTAGTAATCATGATAGATGAGTTTCAAAAGATTAGAGTTCTTAAACAACCATTTCCAAAGATCTTAGAGTTAACTAGGAAAAGATTACAAGAAAGTAAAAACGTTGAAATAATAGTTTCTGGATCTGAAACAGGTATAATAGAGGAAATGATAACTGAGGCTAAAGAACCATTTTACAACTATTTCAAAATAGAGAGACTTAAATCATTTGACAAAGAAACGTCAATAAGGTTCTTAAATGAAGGGCTTAAAGGAAAATGTAAAGAATATTACGAAAAAGTCTATGAATTAACCGAAGGTATCCCCGCGTGGTTGAATTTAGCCGGATTGATATTTGAGAGGGAATGTAACATTGAAGCCATTCTTGAAGATCCTAATGTAGAGATAGAGTTGAAAAAAGATCTAGAGGGGCTTACAAAGAACGAAATTAAGGTATTGAAAGGCCTAGCAAAAGGTAATAAATTAAGCGAAATCAAAGTATCAAATATATATAGAGTAATAAAAATACTAAAAAATCGAGGACTTGTAGATAAGATAAATGATGAATACAAGATAATAGACCCTATTTTGTCTTTTTATTTAAAAAAATAA
- a CDS encoding 2,5-diamino-6-(ribosylamino)-4(3H)-pyrimidinone 5'-phosphate reductase: protein MVMKPYVIIFSTVSIDGRLATKTGYSELSCPYDKQRQHEIRSEVDAVMVGANTVRVDNPSLTVKYGKNRRNPIRVVVTRSFNLDPSYKIFTTPPSTVIYTSNYESEKVEEFIRKGVIVRKFLHLDDLLEDLYDNFNVRRLMVEGGGHLIWWFIKDNLYDEIRITISPRIFGNGVSFTQGEGFIGEDSPRLELIDAKICECGNEVHLTYKKYMT from the coding sequence ATGGTTATGAAACCCTATGTAATAATATTTAGCACAGTATCGATAGATGGTAGACTCGCAACGAAAACTGGTTATAGCGAATTGAGTTGCCCTTATGATAAGCAAAGACAACATGAGATAAGAAGTGAGGTTGATGCAGTAATGGTGGGAGCTAATACGGTAAGAGTAGACAACCCATCATTAACTGTAAAGTATGGTAAAAATAGGAGAAACCCCATTAGAGTAGTGGTGACTAGAAGTTTCAATCTAGACCCTTCATACAAGATATTCACCACACCACCATCAACAGTAATCTATACTTCTAATTACGAAAGTGAAAAAGTTGAGGAGTTTATTAGAAAAGGAGTTATCGTTAGGAAATTCCTTCATTTAGATGATCTTTTAGAGGACTTATACGACAACTTCAACGTTAGAAGACTAATGGTTGAAGGAGGTGGACATTTAATATGGTGGTTTATAAAAGACAATCTTTATGACGAAATTAGGATAACAATTTCTCCTAGAATTTTTGGAAATGGAGTCAGTTTTACACAAGGAGAAGGATTTATTGGTGAGGATTCGCCTAGGCTCGAGTTAATTGATGCCAAAATTTGTGAATGTGGGAACGAAGTCCATCTTACGTACAAGAAATATATGACATAA
- a CDS encoding IS5-like element ISC1234 family transposase translates to MGVEGSTMARTLRHIPNLMYYPLPPIEDMPWREKWLTEIKPVLDAMDLERVLGEGALVYLKLLIVMVLYSCSYRDAVKMVNVNVVVAWFVGRKVGKSTLHDFVGRLYGVRKKLLEISFKLEEKCLPSYLPASAHLVDFMAWLVDSFLLDLPPGKRSVETFREKAELERREGNLERAGKLLSLGRTKRRFEGRWTKKRGVSHYGLKAVAVISVSLFVRSITLKPANFSDKRFKSPLKGIKIADRGFSPSPTQLIAREKPFTTLRAHVEFFGTYLNAFWRPYGTTTWRNDVFLHVLGVIYNIKIFLAIQRRTPPERRAVQL, encoded by the coding sequence ATGGGAGTAGAGGGTAGTACCATGGCAAGAACATTAAGACACATACCAAACCTGATGTACTACCCTCTTCCCCCAATAGAGGATATGCCGTGGAGGGAAAAATGGTTAACGGAGATCAAGCCCGTGCTGGACGCCATGGATTTGGAGAGGGTCCTTGGCGAGGGCGCGCTGGTTTACCTGAAGTTGTTAATCGTCATGGTGCTCTATTCCTGCTCCTATAGGGACGCGGTGAAAATGGTCAACGTGAACGTGGTCGTGGCCTGGTTCGTGGGGAGGAAGGTGGGGAAGAGCACGCTGCACGACTTCGTGGGCAGGTTGTACGGGGTGAGGAAGAAGTTGTTGGAGATTTCCTTCAAGCTTGAGGAGAAGTGCCTACCCAGTTACCTCCCTGCGAGCGCGCATCTCGTGGACTTCATGGCGTGGCTAGTGGACTCCTTCCTACTGGACTTACCTCCTGGGAAGAGGAGCGTGGAGACCTTTCGGGAGAAGGCGGAGCTGGAGAGGAGGGAAGGTAACTTGGAGAGGGCCGGGAAGCTGCTCTCCCTGGGGAGAACCAAGAGGAGGTTCGAGGGAAGGTGGACCAAGAAGAGAGGGGTCTCGCACTACGGGCTCAAGGCAGTGGCCGTGATCTCCGTCTCCCTCTTCGTGAGGTCCATCACGTTGAAGCCAGCCAACTTCTCGGACAAGAGGTTCAAGTCACCGCTCAAGGGGATTAAGATCGCGGACAGGGGATTCTCTCCCTCCCCGACACAGCTCATAGCGCGGGAGAAGCCCTTCACTACCCTGAGGGCCCACGTGGAGTTCTTCGGCACCTACCTGAACGCGTTCTGGAGGCCCTACGGGACTACGACTTGGAGGAACGACGTCTTCCTTCACGTCCTGGGAGTGATCTACAACATCAAGATATTCCTCGCGATCCAACGGAGGACTCCTCCAGAACGTAGAGCCGTTCAGCTCTGA
- a CDS encoding PIN domain-containing protein, which translates to MENKRICLDTDVLIDAFRNDIKKFIGYYTTCINLYEFLRGLAFIGKNIDEFKSWIELNLNVVCIDNNSLKTASRIYAELRKMGEIIEDPDLLIASICIANDFSLMTHNKKHFKRLEKYGLKLI; encoded by the coding sequence TTGGAGAATAAGAGAATTTGTTTAGATACGGATGTACTTATAGATGCTTTTAGAAATGATATTAAGAAATTCATAGGTTATTACACTACCTGTATTAATCTTTATGAATTCTTGAGAGGATTAGCCTTTATTGGGAAAAATATAGATGAGTTCAAATCGTGGATAGAACTTAACCTTAACGTAGTATGTATTGATAATAACTCCCTAAAAACTGCTTCAAGAATTTACGCAGAACTTAGAAAGATGGGAGAAATAATTGAAGATCCAGATTTATTAATAGCTTCGATATGCATAGCTAATGACTTCTCTCTAATGACACATAATAAGAAACATTTTAAAAGATTAGAGAAATACGGCTTAAAACTAATTTAG
- a CDS encoding S41 family peptidase — translation MKAYYMYPDIRGDLISFTSDDDVWLLSLKDMKPLRITSGLGVSTRPKISPSGRKVAFSVIWLKSGKQGGDIYVVEDGQARRVTYFGSRNSRVAGWISEDEIIVITDFHTPFIQWTEAYKVNVNNGKTEKLPFGMLSNIVIKDDIIVIARGYQDLPNWKGYKGGTKGELWISSDGGKTFEKFVSLDGNVSWPMIVRERVYFLSDHEGVGNLYSVDLKGKDLRRHTNFTDYYCRNASSDGKRIVFQNAGDIYLYDPEKDSLTKLDINLPTDRKKKQPKFVNVMEYMNEAVVNGNYIALVSRGKVFLMRPWDGPSVQLGKKQGVKYRQIQVLPNGDVIGVNDEDKLVILGKDGSEKVINKDFSRIERVKVSPDGKKVLLSNNKLELWVYEIDNDNARLIDKSEYDLILEFDWHPNAEWFAYAFPEGYYTQSIKLAHIDGKVVRITTPYGYDFSPSFDPDGRYLYFLAARHLDPTNDKVIFNLSFQRVVKPYLVVLGNYYSPFNQPLDEANSNDKNVIIEGIEDRVVPFPIEEENYVQIAGAKNNKIFLFSYPIRGLRSQTGDVFGRLEVYDLENKAKELYADNVSSFSLSSDKSKILLILKDSLRLFDVNVKPDFNSTGRKGGVIDLSRVKVYVEPEKEWRQMLRETWKLMKQNYWNEERLKNWDSILPKYERLLDRISTRFELSDVIQEMQGETRTSHSYETAYDYDTPEPLSVGGLGAEFEYDESNKCYKITKIYVGDSTNENERSPLRDPGVQLNVGDCIKNIDGEDANGNIYSHLINKDQVILDVITADGKNKRVTVKVLKDERFLIYRYWVEKNREYVHEKSKGRLGYIHIPDMMYQGFAEFYRLFMSEFHREGLVVDVRFNRGGFVSGLLLEKLLLKRVGYDYPRNGKPIPMPYFSSPKVLVGITNEHAGSDGDIFSFLFKKYKLGVLIGRRTWGGVVGIRPRYRLVDKTYISQPEFAVNFEDVGFGIENYGVDPDIVVEIKPDDYVNNRDTQLDTAIELALKQL, via the coding sequence ATGAAAGCATACTATATGTACCCTGATATTAGGGGAGATTTAATATCATTTACTTCAGATGATGACGTTTGGCTTCTTTCTTTAAAAGATATGAAACCGCTTAGGATAACAAGTGGTTTAGGAGTTTCCACTAGGCCTAAAATAAGTCCAAGTGGTAGAAAAGTGGCGTTTTCTGTTATTTGGCTTAAGAGCGGTAAGCAAGGTGGAGATATCTACGTTGTTGAAGACGGGCAAGCTAGGAGGGTTACCTATTTTGGTAGTAGGAATAGTAGGGTTGCTGGTTGGATTTCTGAGGACGAGATTATTGTAATAACTGACTTTCACACTCCTTTTATTCAATGGACTGAGGCGTATAAGGTAAATGTAAATAACGGAAAGACAGAGAAATTGCCTTTCGGCATGTTATCCAATATTGTAATAAAGGATGATATAATAGTAATTGCAAGGGGTTATCAAGACTTACCAAACTGGAAAGGGTATAAGGGTGGAACTAAGGGTGAATTATGGATTTCCAGCGATGGTGGTAAAACCTTTGAGAAGTTTGTTAGTTTAGATGGTAACGTTAGCTGGCCTATGATAGTTAGAGAAAGGGTTTACTTTTTATCTGATCACGAGGGAGTTGGTAATCTTTATTCAGTTGATTTAAAAGGTAAGGATTTAAGGAGACATACTAATTTCACTGATTATTATTGTAGGAATGCCAGTAGTGATGGTAAGAGAATTGTTTTTCAAAACGCTGGAGACATATATTTGTACGATCCAGAAAAGGACAGCTTAACTAAACTGGATATTAACTTACCTACCGATAGGAAGAAGAAGCAACCAAAATTCGTTAATGTAATGGAGTACATGAACGAAGCTGTTGTAAATGGTAACTATATAGCATTAGTAAGTAGGGGCAAGGTATTTTTAATGAGACCATGGGATGGTCCTTCAGTTCAATTGGGTAAGAAACAAGGTGTAAAATATAGGCAGATTCAAGTTTTGCCTAATGGTGACGTGATAGGAGTAAACGATGAGGACAAATTGGTAATCTTAGGTAAGGACGGTAGTGAGAAGGTTATAAACAAGGATTTTAGTAGAATAGAGAGAGTTAAGGTTTCTCCAGATGGTAAGAAAGTATTATTATCTAACAATAAACTTGAATTATGGGTTTACGAGATTGATAATGATAACGCTAGATTAATAGATAAGAGCGAGTACGACTTAATTTTAGAGTTTGATTGGCATCCAAATGCTGAGTGGTTTGCTTACGCTTTTCCAGAAGGCTATTATACTCAATCAATAAAGCTTGCCCACATTGATGGGAAGGTTGTTAGGATAACGACTCCCTATGGATATGACTTTTCACCATCATTTGACCCAGATGGTAGATATTTATACTTCTTGGCTGCTAGGCATTTGGACCCAACTAACGATAAGGTAATATTTAATTTAAGTTTCCAGAGGGTTGTTAAGCCATACCTAGTAGTTTTAGGAAATTATTATTCCCCATTTAACCAACCATTAGATGAGGCTAATAGCAACGACAAAAACGTCATAATTGAGGGAATCGAAGATAGGGTAGTTCCATTCCCGATTGAAGAGGAAAATTACGTGCAAATAGCTGGAGCTAAGAACAACAAGATCTTCCTATTTTCCTATCCAATAAGGGGGCTTAGATCACAAACTGGAGATGTGTTTGGTAGGTTAGAGGTTTATGATCTAGAGAATAAGGCGAAGGAGTTATATGCAGATAACGTTTCAAGCTTCTCTTTGTCTAGCGATAAAAGTAAAATACTTTTAATACTTAAGGATAGTCTAAGGCTATTTGATGTTAATGTAAAACCAGATTTTAACTCAACTGGAAGAAAAGGTGGGGTAATAGATTTATCTAGAGTTAAGGTTTATGTTGAGCCGGAGAAGGAATGGAGGCAAATGCTTAGGGAAACGTGGAAGTTGATGAAGCAGAATTATTGGAATGAGGAGAGATTAAAGAATTGGGACTCTATCTTACCCAAATACGAGAGACTTTTAGATAGGATAAGTACTAGATTTGAGCTTTCTGATGTAATTCAAGAGATGCAAGGCGAGACTAGGACTTCTCATTCCTACGAAACAGCTTACGATTACGATACTCCGGAGCCGTTGTCAGTTGGTGGTTTAGGTGCTGAGTTTGAGTATGATGAGAGCAATAAATGTTACAAAATTACAAAGATTTATGTTGGGGATTCTACCAATGAGAATGAGAGAAGTCCATTACGGGATCCTGGTGTTCAATTGAATGTTGGAGATTGTATAAAAAATATTGACGGGGAAGATGCAAATGGTAACATTTACTCTCATCTAATAAATAAGGATCAAGTTATTCTTGACGTAATAACTGCTGACGGTAAGAATAAACGCGTCACGGTTAAAGTATTAAAAGATGAAAGGTTCTTAATATATAGGTATTGGGTTGAGAAGAATAGGGAATATGTTCACGAGAAGAGCAAGGGTAGATTAGGATATATTCACATACCAGATATGATGTATCAAGGATTCGCTGAGTTTTACAGACTTTTCATGTCTGAATTCCACAGAGAAGGGCTAGTAGTTGACGTTAGGTTTAATAGGGGTGGCTTTGTCTCAGGTTTACTCTTAGAGAAGCTACTCTTGAAAAGAGTTGGCTATGATTATCCTAGAAATGGAAAACCAATACCTATGCCTTATTTCTCTTCTCCTAAGGTTTTAGTGGGAATAACTAATGAGCATGCTGGGTCCGATGGCGATATCTTTTCATTCTTGTTCAAGAAGTACAAGCTAGGAGTACTTATTGGTAGAAGAACGTGGGGAGGTGTTGTCGGTATAAGACCTAGATATAGATTAGTGGATAAAACTTATATTAGTCAACCAGAGTTTGCTGTTAACTTCGAGGATGTAGGTTTTGGTATTGAGAATTACGGAGTAGACCCAGATATAGTTGTTGAGATTAAGCCAGATGATTATGTAAATAATAGGGATACTCAATTAGATACGGCAATAGAGTTGGCATTAAAACAACTTTAA